GGCCCGGCCTGGTGCTCATCCCGACCATCGTGATGCGGGCCGCGAATCAGGACGAAAGCTACCTGGTGTGGACGATCTTTGCCCTGCTCATGGTCAACGGCCTGATCACGATAGTGCAGACGCTTGGCCTGGGGCGCTTTGGCTCTGGCTACGTGCTGGTGATGGGCAGCACCAGCGCCTTCATCGGGGTGTGTGTCACCGCGCTCACCGAGGGTGGCCCGTCTCTGCTGGCCAGCCTGATTGTCGTGGCCGGCCTGTTTCAGTTCGCGCTGGCCAGCCGTCTGTCCCTGCTGCGGCGCTTCATCACGCCGGTGGTGGCTGGGACGGTCCTGGCCCTGATTCCCGTTACCGTCATGCCGGCCATCTTCCGGCTGATGGCCAGTGTGCCGGACGGGACGCCGGGGGCGGCGGCCCCGCTAAGCGCGGCGGTCACCTTTGCCACGGCCGTGGCGCTCTCGCTCCGCGCCTCAGAGACGTGGCGACCCTGGGCGCCGCTGATTGGGGTGACGGCCGGCTGTGTGATGGGTGCATGGTTCGGCCCGTACGATGTGAACCGGATCCTGGCCGCGGCCTGGATTGGCCTGCCGACCAGCGCCTGGCCGGGGCTGGACCTGAGCTTTGGTCCCGCCTTCTGGTCCATCCTGCCCGCCTTCCTGTTTGTGATCCTGATCGGAACGACGGGAACCCTCAGCCATGCCGTGGCCGTGCAGCGGGTCTCGTGGCGCCAGCAGCGGGCGACCGATCTGCGCGCCGTCCAGGGTGCGGTGGCCACCGTCAGCCTGGGCAATCTGCTGTGTGGCCTGGCCGGGACGATCCCGTGCGGCACCCGGCCGTCGAGCGCGCCGTTCATAGAACTGACCGGCGTGGCCGCCCGGCGGGTCGGCGTGTGCATCGGCCTCATCTTCCTGGCCCTGGCCTTTCTGCCCAAGGTGATGGCCGTGTTGCTGGCCATTCCCAGTCCGGTGGCGGCCGCCTACCTCACGGTCCTGGTCAGTCTCATCTTTGTTCAGGGCATGCAGCTCGTCCTCCAAGGCGGCAACGACTACCGCAAAACCCTGGTGACCGGCGTGTCGTTCTGGGTCGGGGTTGGCTTCCAGTACCAGGCCATTTTCCCCGACTATCTGAGCGGGACATGGGCGGTTCTGCTGGGCAACGGCATCACTGCCGGGGGGCTCACCGTCGTCGGCCTGACCCTGTTCCTGGAGCTGACCGGTCCCCGTCGGCGGCGGCTCGACATCGAGCTGGGGATCGCCGGCCTGCCCAAGCTGACGGCGTTCCTGCGCGAGCTGGCCGCTCGCCTGAGGTGGAGCGGGGAGGCAACCCAGCGGCTGTGTCTGATCGGCGAGGAGGCGCTGACGAGTCTGATCCAGCAGACGGACGCCAAGACGGCGGACCGCGCCACGCCACGCTTGCGGGTGCTGGCCCGCTAGGACGGGGCGGCGGTAGAGCTGGAGTTCATGGCCGCAGTCGGCGAGGAAAACCTTGAGGATCACATTGCGCTGCTCGGGGACCAGGTGGAGACGCCCGACGAGCGGGAACTCTCGCTGCGGCTGCTACGCCACTTTGCCTCGTCCGTCCGTCACCAGCAGTACCACAACATCGATATCGTGACCGTGCGCGTGGACGGCGCAGGCTAAGCCCGCACGACGTGCTGCTCTCGACCCCGCGCGACTTTCCAGGCATAAAACGGAGCTATGCCGGAGCCGCCGTTGTTCGCCATCCCAGCTGTTGATCGTGGACTGACCGCACAACTCCAACACAAGATCGACCACAAAACCAAGAACGGCTGGCGCTGCAAATCGGTCTCGTGCAAAACACCCTCTCGCCCACCCTCCGCTCTCCGCATCTGCTCGTGTTTGCCGGCGACCACGGTATTACTGCGGAAGGGGTCAGCGCCTACCCGCAAGACGTGACCTGGCAGATGGTGCTGAACTTCCTGAACGGCGGGGCGGCGATCAACGTCTTCGCCCAACAACACGCCATCCGCCTGCGGGTGATCGACGCGGGCGTCAATGCCGAGCTGCCCGCTCACCCGAAGCTGAGCGACGCCAAGATCGCTTACGGCACGAAGAACTTTCTGACCCAAGCGGCCATGACCCAGGACGAATGCCACCGGGGGCTGCAACTCGGGGCGTCACACATTGACCACATCCAGACCTGTGACTGTAACATCGTCGGTTTTGGCGAGATGGGCGTCGGCAACACCTCAGCTGCGGCGGCTATCATGAGCCGCGTGTGCGGGCTGCCGCTTGAGGCGTGTGTCGGACGTGGCACCGGCCTCAACGATACCCAGCTGCGGCATAAAATCGAGGTGCTGCGACGCGCCCTGCACCACCACCCCGCCGTCCGTCAGCCGCTCGATGTCCTGCGCACGTTTGGCGGATTTGAACTGGTCCAGATGTGCGGCGCCATGCTACAGGCCGCACACCAGCGCATGCTGGTGCTGGTGGACGGTTTTATCGCCACCGCCGCCTTCCTGATTGCCTCTCGGCTCCAGCCGGCCATTCAGGACTATGCCATTTTCTGCCACGTGTCCGACGAGCACGGCCACCGACGCCTGCTCCAGCACCTCGGGGCCAGCCCCCTGCTCGACCTGCGCTTGCGGCTCGGTGAGGGAACGGGCTGTGCCCTGGCCTATTCCCTGATAGACGCCAGCGTGCGCTTTTTGAACGACATGGCCAGCTTCGAGCAGGCGGGGGTGGCGGGCAAAAAGGACGCGGAGTGAGCAGGCTGGTCGAAGAACTCCACATTTTCTTCTCGGCCGTGCTGTTCTACACCCGGCTTCCCGTCCCGGCCTGGGTGATCCATACAGACGCCTATCTGAGCCACAACCCCAAGTACTTTCCGCTCATCGGCTGGCTTGTCGGCAGCCTGGCGGCGGGCGTGTACTGGCTCGCCTGCCAGCTCTTTTCGCCCCCAGTCGCGGTAGTGTTGTCCATGCTGACGAGTGTCTGGGTGACAGGTGCTTTTCACGAAGACGGCCTGGCCGACACCTGCGACGGTTTCGGCGGCGGCTGGAGTCAGGATCGTGTCCTGGCCATCATGAAAGACAGTCGCCTCGGCACCTACGGCACGATCGGTCTGTCGCTGGTCCTGTTGCTGAAATTCACGGCGCTGGTGTCTCTGCCCGCCCAGCTGGTGCCGGCGGTGCTGATTGCGGGTCACGCAGTGAGTCGATTCGGCGCGGTCAGCCTGCGGCTCAGTTTATCCTACGTCCGCGAGAACGAGGACAGTAAGGCCAAACCCATCGGCAAAGCGCCGCTGGCTCCTTCACACGCCGGGCTGGCTGCGGTGTTCGGCCTGCTACCCCTGTTTGCTCTTCTCGACATCCGCTACGGGCTCGTCCTCATCCCGCTCCTGCTCGTGCGCTGGTATCTGAGCCGCTATTTTTTCAAGCGGATCGGCGGCTTTACCGGCGACTGTCTGGGCGCCGCCCAACAGGTGCTTGAAGTCGTGTTTTATCTGAGCGTCCTGGGGCTGTCCGGCTCTCAGGCTGGATCAGCCGTCTTCACAGCCGGGGCATGATGTCCTGGGCAAAGATTTCCAGGTGCTCCATATCGTCAAAGGCCGGGTTGATCATCAGGTGCCGCGCCCCAGCCTGGACCAACGCCCCGAGCTTGTCGATACACTCCTGACGGCTGCCCCAGATTGAGACCTGCGAGGCCATATCGGCGCTCTTGTAGCGCACCCCAAACCACTCCCGCAGCCGACGCTCGGCCCGGTCGTGGTCGTTATCGACCGCCACATACACCCGCTTTGAGACCGCAAAGCTGGCCGGATCACGCTGTGCCTGGTCGAGAAAGCGCTGGACATGGCCGTACTGGCTCACAAAATCGGCGCTGGACGACGAACCGGCCCCCATCCAGCCGTCGCCGTGGCGGACCGCCCGTCGCAGGGCCGACTCCGAGCGCGCCCCAAACCAGATCGGCGGGTGCGGCTTCTGGACCGGCTTGGGCTCCATGGCCGCGTCTTTGAGCTGCCAGAAGCTGCCGGCGTAGTTGGCCGTGGGCTCGGCCCACAGCGCCTTCATGATGTCCAGGCCCTCGACAAAGCGCCGCATCCGGTGCTCTTTGGTGTAGCCGAAGACAGTTTCCGGCACATGCCCGCCACCGCCCACGCCGACGATCAGCCGCCCGCCGCTCATGCAGTCGAGGCTCGACAGGGCTTTGGCCAGCTGGAGCGGGTTGCGCAGGGTGGTCAGCATGACCGAGGTGCCGAGCTTGGCCGTATCGGTCAGAGCTGCCACATAGGTCAGCAGCGTCACCGGTTCAAGAATCGGAAAGTCGCTCAGGATGGTTTCCTGAACCCACAGGCTGTCATAGCCCAGCGCTTCGGCCCGTCGCACAAAATCGCCCACAAAGCCCATATCCACACCAGCATCAGGAAAAACCTGAGGAATCGCGAACCCGCACGGGGTGTTGCCAGCTGCCATACCTGTCCTCCTTTGGCATTGTCTTATCTTGACCGGCGGATCGGAGCAAGGAAGAGTTTCCCGATGCTTGACCGACTCGCCTGAGTGCCTTATGTTCCGGTAACGTTTCCGACACGAGGGATATGGCCATGCAATCGAGACACGACGGAGCCAAGCAGCGACTCGCCCGGCACCGCGCAAAGCTCACCGCCCAGGGAACACGGCGCGTTGAGGTCACCGTGCCAGCCCAGGATGTCGGTATCGTCAAGGCTGTCGCCGGCGTACTTCGCACGGGTGGCGACGAGGCCCGGTGGCTGCGCGACGTGCTGGCCTGCCTCACACCACGCGAACCGGCGCGAACCGGCGCTGAGCTGTTAGCCTTTTTGCGCGCCTCGCCGCTCGTGGGAGAAGACCTGATAATCGAGCGTGACCGCACCCCGGGTCGCGTGGTGGATTTCGAATAGTGGCCTTTCTTATCGACACGAATGTCATCAGCGAGACCTTCCGACCGCGCCCCAACCCCCGGGCGCTCGAATGGATCGGCCGTCAGATGTCCAGCGACCTGTTCCTCGCTGCGGTCAGCCTTGGAGAACTCGTGCGCGGCGCCCGTCGGGTCAAGAACACAGCCAGGCAGGAGCGCCTCGCCCGCTGGATCAATCACGATCTGACCGCCCAGTTTCAGGACCGTATCCTGCCCTTCGACAGGGAAGCGGCGGTAATTTGGGGGGCGATTATGGGCGAGGGCGACAGGACCGGTCGGCCCAAGCCCATGGCGGATGCGCAGATCGCTGCAGTAGCGTTGCGGAACGGTTTGACTCTGGCCACGCGAAATATCCGGGATTTCACGGACATGCAGGTGACGCTTGTCGACCCGTGGGCGGCCTGACAAGCCCAAACCACTTTGAGAGAAAGAACGCAGCATGGCTGAGCAGGGCCGTTTCACCGACCGTGATGATCGGTTTCACTTTGACGAGCTGGGCGCAGACTGGTGGGCGACCGAGACGGCCTGGTTCTCCTTCTTCCACCCGCAGCGGCGCCTGGGCGGCTGGTTGTATACCCAGGCACGGCCGACAATCGGCACCGTCGCCGGCGGCGCCTGGGTCTGGGACGACTCGGCTCACCTGCCCTGGGAAGTCCTGTACTCGGCAAACTACACCGCCCTGGAATTGCCGCGCGAACACGACCTGGACGACATCCGCCTGCCGACCGGCGTTTCGATCCGGGTCATCGAACCCTGTATGTCCTACGCCCTGGGCTATGACGATGAGCCGCGTCTACGGGCCGTGCTGCGCTTTGACGGCGTGATGCCGCCCGAGCCGCTGACCGGTACGGGCTCGACGTTTGGACGCGCGCAGCATTTCGACCAGATCGGCCGCGTGAGCGGTAGCCTCGTCCTGCACGGCGAAACGATCCCGATTGACTGCCTGGCCATCCGCGACCGCACCTGGGGACGGCGCCGGGAGGATCGCCCCCGGCAGGCGGCGTATGTCACCGGTGTGGCCACCCCCGACCACGGCTTTCTGGCCGTGACCAACGTGGACAAGGACCGGAATCCGGTGGCGTATGGCTTTCTCCACCGCGACGGACGGACACAACCGCTGGCGCAGGGCGAGCGCAGGGTTGAGCGAGATACACAAAACGGCTGGATCACCCGCGTCGAGATTCAGGCTCGCGACAGCGCGGGCCGCGAACTCCACGCGGTGGGCGAGCCGCTGAGCCGGATCGTGATTAACCGCCACACCTTTATCGACATCAACAGCCTGATGCGCTGGGACATCAACGGAGAGGGCGGCCACGGCGAGGACCAGGACATGTGGCCCGTGCACCGTTGGTCGCGTCTGCGGCGCAGCGCCCGGGCGGCAGACGCAAGGAGGATCTGATGCCGGACTACATCCAACTGGCTCCAGCCGCACTCTTGGAACGCATCGCCCGCACGCTCAAAACCGACATCGGCCCGGCGGTCGAGGCCGCCTATCCCAAGACGCAAGCCTTCATGGCGGCCGTGGTCCTGCAAAAACTCGCCGGCCAACTGCGGCTGGCCGACGACCACGCCACAGCCGGCCGGAACGACATGCAGGAACTCGCGGCAGAACTGGCCAGAGAACTCGACACGACTACTCCCCCGTCCCTCCGAGCTGCGGTACAGACTCTGGACCACGACCGCGATACGGCGA
The Desulfurellaceae bacterium genome window above contains:
- a CDS encoding purine/pyrimidine permease; this translates as MLIPTIVMRAANQDESYLVWTIFALLMVNGLITIVQTLGLGRFGSGYVLVMGSTSAFIGVCVTALTEGGPSLLASLIVVAGLFQFALASRLSLLRRFITPVVAGTVLALIPVTVMPAIFRLMASVPDGTPGAAAPLSAAVTFATAVALSLRASETWRPWAPLIGVTAGCVMGAWFGPYDVNRILAAAWIGLPTSAWPGLDLSFGPAFWSILPAFLFVILIGTTGTLSHAVAVQRVSWRQQRATDLRAVQGAVATVSLGNLLCGLAGTIPCGTRPSSAPFIELTGVAARRVGVCIGLIFLALAFLPKVMAVLLAIPSPVAAAYLTVLVSLIFVQGMQLVLQGGNDYRKTLVTGVSFWVGVGFQYQAIFPDYLSGTWAVLLGNGITAGGLTVVGLTLFLELTGPRRRRLDIELGIAGLPKLTAFLRELAARLRWSGEATQRLCLIGEEALTSLIQQTDAKTADRATPRLRVLAR
- the cobT gene encoding nicotinate-nucleotide--dimethylbenzimidazole phosphoribosyltransferase codes for the protein MQNTLSPTLRSPHLLVFAGDHGITAEGVSAYPQDVTWQMVLNFLNGGAAINVFAQQHAIRLRVIDAGVNAELPAHPKLSDAKIAYGTKNFLTQAAMTQDECHRGLQLGASHIDHIQTCDCNIVGFGEMGVGNTSAAAAIMSRVCGLPLEACVGRGTGLNDTQLRHKIEVLRRALHHHPAVRQPLDVLRTFGGFELVQMCGAMLQAAHQRMLVLVDGFIATAAFLIASRLQPAIQDYAIFCHVSDEHGHRRLLQHLGASPLLDLRLRLGEGTGCALAYSLIDASVRFLNDMASFEQAGVAGKKDAE
- a CDS encoding adenosylcobinamide-GDP ribazoletransferase codes for the protein MSRLVEELHIFFSAVLFYTRLPVPAWVIHTDAYLSHNPKYFPLIGWLVGSLAAGVYWLACQLFSPPVAVVLSMLTSVWVTGAFHEDGLADTCDGFGGGWSQDRVLAIMKDSRLGTYGTIGLSLVLLLKFTALVSLPAQLVPAVLIAGHAVSRFGAVSLRLSLSYVRENEDSKAKPIGKAPLAPSHAGLAAVFGLLPLFALLDIRYGLVLIPLLLVRWYLSRYFFKRIGGFTGDCLGAAQQVLEVVFYLSVLGLSGSQAGSAVFTAGA
- a CDS encoding LLM class flavin-dependent oxidoreductase translates to MAAGNTPCGFAIPQVFPDAGVDMGFVGDFVRRAEALGYDSLWVQETILSDFPILEPVTLLTYVAALTDTAKLGTSVMLTTLRNPLQLAKALSSLDCMSGGRLIVGVGGGGHVPETVFGYTKEHRMRRFVEGLDIMKALWAEPTANYAGSFWQLKDAAMEPKPVQKPHPPIWFGARSESALRRAVRHGDGWMGAGSSSSADFVSQYGHVQRFLDQAQRDPASFAVSKRVYVAVDNDHDRAERRLREWFGVRYKSADMASQVSIWGSRQECIDKLGALVQAGARHLMINPAFDDMEHLEIFAQDIMPRL
- a CDS encoding type II toxin-antitoxin system VapC family toxin; amino-acid sequence: MAFLIDTNVISETFRPRPNPRALEWIGRQMSSDLFLAAVSLGELVRGARRVKNTARQERLARWINHDLTAQFQDRILPFDREAAVIWGAIMGEGDRTGRPKPMADAQIAAVALRNGLTLATRNIRDFTDMQVTLVDPWAA